Proteins encoded together in one Heliangelus exortis chromosome 13, bHelExo1.hap1, whole genome shotgun sequence window:
- the AKTIP gene encoding AKT-interacting protein isoform X1: MNPFWSMSTGSVRKRPDAEEKTLSGELRTSPLRASTKKQLPSIPKNAVPITKPASPAASSQSTNGTHASYGPFYLEYSLLAEFTLVVKQKLPGVYVQPSYRSALMWFGVIFIRSGLYQDGVFKFTVYIPDNYPDGDCPRLVFDLPIFHPLVDPLSGELDVKRAFAKWRRNHNHIWQVLMYARRVFYKIDTTSPLNPEAAVLYEKDIQLFKAKVMDSVKLCSSHLFDQPKIEDPYAIVFSPWNPAIHDEAREKMLTQKKAEDQHCKSTHVSGLSWVKPGSVQPFSKDEKTTPT, from the exons ATGAACCCTTTCTGGAGCATGTCTACAGGTTCTGTGCGCAAG AGACCTGATGCTGAAGAGAAAACTTTGAGTGGAGAGCTGAGAACCAGTCCTCTACGAGCCTCTACAAAGAAACAGTTGCCTTCTATTCCAAAGAATGCTGTGCCAATAACCAAGcctgcttctcctgctgcctcaTCCCAGTCAACAAATGGAACACATGCTTCCTATGGGCCTTTTTATTTGGAGTATTCCCTCCTTGCTGAATT TACCTTGGTTGTAAAGCAGAAATTGCCAGGTGTCTACGTGCAGCCATCTTACCGGTCAGCATTAA TGTGGTTTGGTGTAATATTCATAAGAAGTGGGCTCTACCAAGATGGTGTGTTTAAATTTACTGTCTATATTCCTGATAATTACCCCGATGGAGACTGCCCG CGCTTGGTTTTTGATCTGCCCATCTTCCACCCGTTAGTAGATCCCTTATCTGGTGAACTGGATGTGAAAAGAGCATTTGCAAAGTGGAG gcGAAATCATAATCACATATGGCAGGTATTAATGTACGCTCGCAGAGTCTTCTACAAGATTGACACAACCAGTCCTCTCAACCCTgaggctgcagtgct GTATGAAAAAGATATTCAGCTGTTCAAAGCTAAAGTGATGGACAGTGTCAAACTATGTAGCAGTCATTTGTTTGATCAGCCCAAAATAGAGGATCCCTATGCAATTGT TTTTTCTCCATGGAATCCAGCTATACATGATGAGGCTAGAGAGAAGATGTTGACTCAGAAG AAGGCAGAAGATCAGCACTGCAAAAGCACACACGTGTCTGGCCTGTCATGGGTAAAGCCTGGCTCAGTTCAGCCTTTCAGCAAAGATGAGAAGACAACACCTACTTAG
- the AKTIP gene encoding AKT-interacting protein isoform X3 produces MNPFWSMSTGSVRKRPDAEEKTLSGELRTSPLRASTKKQLPSIPKNAVPITKPASPAASSQSTNGTHASYGPFYLEYSLLAEFTLVVKQKLPGVYVQPSYRSALMWFGVIFIRSGLYQDGVFKFTVYIPDNYPDGDCPRLVFDLPIFHPLVDPLSGELDVKRAFAKWRRNHNHIWQVLMYARRVFYKIDTTSPLNPEAAVLYEKDIQLFKAKVMDSVKLCSSHLFDQPKIEDPYAIVFSPWNPAIHDEAREKMLTQKKKAEDQHCKSTHVSGLSWVKPGSVQPFSKDEKTTPT; encoded by the exons ATGAACCCTTTCTGGAGCATGTCTACAGGTTCTGTGCGCAAG AGACCTGATGCTGAAGAGAAAACTTTGAGTGGAGAGCTGAGAACCAGTCCTCTACGAGCCTCTACAAAGAAACAGTTGCCTTCTATTCCAAAGAATGCTGTGCCAATAACCAAGcctgcttctcctgctgcctcaTCCCAGTCAACAAATGGAACACATGCTTCCTATGGGCCTTTTTATTTGGAGTATTCCCTCCTTGCTGAATT TACCTTGGTTGTAAAGCAGAAATTGCCAGGTGTCTACGTGCAGCCATCTTACCGGTCAGCATTAA TGTGGTTTGGTGTAATATTCATAAGAAGTGGGCTCTACCAAGATGGTGTGTTTAAATTTACTGTCTATATTCCTGATAATTACCCCGATGGAGACTGCCCG CGCTTGGTTTTTGATCTGCCCATCTTCCACCCGTTAGTAGATCCCTTATCTGGTGAACTGGATGTGAAAAGAGCATTTGCAAAGTGGAG gcGAAATCATAATCACATATGGCAGGTATTAATGTACGCTCGCAGAGTCTTCTACAAGATTGACACAACCAGTCCTCTCAACCCTgaggctgcagtgct GTATGAAAAAGATATTCAGCTGTTCAAAGCTAAAGTGATGGACAGTGTCAAACTATGTAGCAGTCATTTGTTTGATCAGCCCAAAATAGAGGATCCCTATGCAATTGT TTTTTCTCCATGGAATCCAGCTATACATGATGAGGCTAGAGAGAAGATGTTGACTCAGAAG AAGAAGGCAGAAGATCAGCACTGCAAAAGCACACACGTGTCTGGCCTGTCATGGGTAAAGCCTGGCTCAGTTCAGCCTTTCAGCAAAGATGAGAAGACAACACCTACTTAG
- the AKTIP gene encoding AKT-interacting protein isoform X2 yields the protein MCGGKLERFDSTLKTLKSCSPSFGIHVMNPFWSMSTGSVRKRPDAEEKTLSGELRTSPLRASTKKQLPSIPKNAVPITKPASPAASSQSTNGTHASYGPFYLEYSLLAEFTLVVKQKLPGVYVQPSYRSALMWFGVIFIRSGLYQDGVFKFTVYIPDNYPDGDCPRLVFDLPIFHPLVDPLSGELDVKRAFAKWRRNHNHIWQVLMYARRVFYKIDTTSPLNPEAAVLYEKDIQLFKAKVMDSVKLCSSHLFDQPKIEDPYAIVFSPWNPAIHDEAREKMLTQKKKAEDQHCKSTHVSGLSWVKPGSVQPFSKDEKTTPT from the exons ATGTGCG GGGGTAAACTTGAGAGGTTTGACAGCACTCTGAAGACACTGAAAAGTTGCAGTCCTTCTTTTGGAATCCACGTTATGAACCCTTTCTGGAGCATGTCTACAGGTTCTGTGCGCAAG AGACCTGATGCTGAAGAGAAAACTTTGAGTGGAGAGCTGAGAACCAGTCCTCTACGAGCCTCTACAAAGAAACAGTTGCCTTCTATTCCAAAGAATGCTGTGCCAATAACCAAGcctgcttctcctgctgcctcaTCCCAGTCAACAAATGGAACACATGCTTCCTATGGGCCTTTTTATTTGGAGTATTCCCTCCTTGCTGAATT TACCTTGGTTGTAAAGCAGAAATTGCCAGGTGTCTACGTGCAGCCATCTTACCGGTCAGCATTAA TGTGGTTTGGTGTAATATTCATAAGAAGTGGGCTCTACCAAGATGGTGTGTTTAAATTTACTGTCTATATTCCTGATAATTACCCCGATGGAGACTGCCCG CGCTTGGTTTTTGATCTGCCCATCTTCCACCCGTTAGTAGATCCCTTATCTGGTGAACTGGATGTGAAAAGAGCATTTGCAAAGTGGAG gcGAAATCATAATCACATATGGCAGGTATTAATGTACGCTCGCAGAGTCTTCTACAAGATTGACACAACCAGTCCTCTCAACCCTgaggctgcagtgct GTATGAAAAAGATATTCAGCTGTTCAAAGCTAAAGTGATGGACAGTGTCAAACTATGTAGCAGTCATTTGTTTGATCAGCCCAAAATAGAGGATCCCTATGCAATTGT TTTTTCTCCATGGAATCCAGCTATACATGATGAGGCTAGAGAGAAGATGTTGACTCAGAAG AAGAAGGCAGAAGATCAGCACTGCAAAAGCACACACGTGTCTGGCCTGTCATGGGTAAAGCCTGGCTCAGTTCAGCCTTTCAGCAAAGATGAGAAGACAACACCTACTTAG